A genomic stretch from Helianthus annuus cultivar XRQ/B chromosome 1, HanXRQr2.0-SUNRISE, whole genome shotgun sequence includes:
- the LOC110927690 gene encoding transcription factor MYB83 gives MYYVTSINAKSPIYKKNQLQSFVKKKFFSMRKPEQIGGEKVGKNTTANMKLRKGLWSPEEDEKLMNYMLRNGQGCWTDIARNAGLLRCGKSCRLRWINYLRPDLKRGAFSPQEEQLIIHLHSILGNRWSQIASRLPGRTDNEIKNFWNSTIKKRLKVSNNVSKSSPDNSTDETSSDPSRDIMGAAMFITMHDHDLTAMCMESSLTSTTTTTTSSSSMHNNSMLMKSHDHFGLLPPLLQNNTNRETNGASSLFNVSPCIGDVGMGGYIDCGILEVPYMMGMENDNINLGSGVMDGDVNANPTNYIVDKKSTNFNHHFSRDIFFFERPTKYFIKT, from the exons ATGTACTATGTGACCTCAATCAATGCCAAGTCTCCCATTTACAAGAAAAACCAACTTCAatcttttgttaaaaagaaattCTTTTCGATGAGAAAGCCGGAACAGATTGGGGGAGAAAAGGTGGGTAAGAATACTACTGCGAATATGAAGCTTAGAAAGGGGCTATGGTCACCTGAAGAAGATGAGAAATTGATGAATTACATGTTAAGGAATGGTCAAGGGTGTTGGACTGATATCGCAAGGAATGCCGGCCTGCTACGGTGTGGAAAGAGTTGCCGTCTTCGTTGGATCAATTACTTGAGACCTGATCTCAAGCGTGGCGCGTTTTCGCCTCAAGAAGAACAACTTATTATTCATTTGCATTCGATTCTTGGCAACAG GTGGTCTCAAATAGCATCTCGTCTTCCAGGAAGGACAGATAACGAGATAAAGAACTTTTGGAACTCGACGATaaagaaaagattgaaagtcagcaACAACGTCTCTAAAAGCTCACCAGACAATAGCACAGACGAAACATCCTCTGATCCAAGTAGAGATATCATGGGAGCCGCTATGTTCATAACCATGCATGATCATGACCTTACGGCCATGTGCATGGAATCATCATTGACATCAACCACAACcacaacaacatcatcatcatccatgCATAATAATTCTATGCTTATGAAAAGTCATGACCACTTTGGTTTATTGCCACCACTCCTTCAAAATAACACCAACCGTGAAACAAACGGTGCATCAAGTTTGTTTAATGTTTCCCCATGCATAGGAGATGTTGGTATGGGGGGATACATTGATTGTGGTATTCTAGAAGTACCATACATGATGGGAATGGAAAATGACAATATTAACCTTGGGAGTGGGGTAATGGATGGAGATGTTAATGCTAATCCTACTAATTACATAGTTGATAAGAAATCAACCAATTTTAACCACCACTTTAGTAgggatatttttttttttgaacggccaacaaaatattttattaaaaccTAG